Below is a genomic region from Billgrantia tianxiuensis.
ATCAGCCCCGCCATGGTATCGGAACCCACGATCCCCAGCGTGCCGACCGGTTCGTCCGCTTGGACGGTCAGCGACACCAGTGCCAACAGTGCCGACAGGCCCGCCACGCGTAGCCTGGCCCGACCAAGCGCTTCACGCAGGAAGATCATGTTGAACTCCTAGATACCGGGTAGACGATGAAGGGAGATGCCGACAACGTGGCGAACACGGGCCAGGCAAGGAGGCATCCGTCGAACAAGCGAAGATTACAGGAAGACAATGAGCGTTTCGTGAAGGCTTGCGAAACCGCCTGGGCAGGCGCAGTCGTTTGACTGCATTCACGATGACAGGTTGTCGCAGCTCTGGTGAGGGTAAGCCTTGGCGTATAAGATGGCCCACAGCAGTCGCTGCGATGCAATATCGCCACCGCAATCGCCACCACAACAACAAGCCGAGCTTACGACACTCCATGACCGACCTCGACGACGTTCCCGCACCTCAGGGACAACTGACTCTCAAGTTACTGGCCAATCGTCAGGATACCAACCTCTACGGCGACATTCCCGGTGGCTGGCTGGTACGTCACATGGACCAGGCCGCCGAGCTGGCAGCGGGCCGTGAGGCGCATGGCCGCACCGCCACCGTCGCCATCGAGACCATGGACTTCCTGTGTCCGGTGCGCATCGGCTCGATG
It encodes:
- a CDS encoding acyl-CoA thioesterase produces the protein MTDLDDVPAPQGQLTLKLLANRQDTNLYGDIPGGWLVRHMDQAAELAAGREAHGRTATVAIETMDFLCPVRIGSMVNIFTAVREIGHSSIKIDVEVWIRQPHERETSELHKVTEARFVMVALDDKGRIRAVHQAS